One Microbispora sp. ZYX-F-249 DNA segment encodes these proteins:
- a CDS encoding succinate dehydrogenase/fumarate reductase iron-sulfur subunit — protein MGYKAKFRIWRGEGGEGRLEDFTVEVNEGEVVLDVIHRLQATQAPDLAVRWNCKAGKCGSCSMEINGKPRLGCMTRMSTFEESETITVTPLRTFPVIKDLVTDVSFNYQKAREIPSFTPPADVKPGEYRMQQVDVERSQEFRKCIECFMCQNVCHVIRDHEDNKPNFAGPRYLMRIAELDMHPYDVADRKESAQEEHGLGYCNITKCCTEVCPEHIKITDNALIPMKERVVDRKYDPLVWLGSKIFKRQR, from the coding sequence ATGGGATACAAGGCGAAGTTCCGCATCTGGCGCGGTGAGGGCGGCGAGGGCCGCCTGGAGGACTTCACCGTCGAGGTGAACGAGGGCGAGGTCGTCCTCGACGTCATCCACCGGCTCCAGGCCACGCAGGCGCCCGACCTCGCGGTCCGCTGGAACTGCAAGGCCGGCAAGTGCGGGTCGTGCTCGATGGAGATCAACGGCAAGCCCCGGCTGGGCTGCATGACCCGGATGTCCACCTTCGAGGAGAGCGAGACCATCACGGTCACGCCGCTGCGGACGTTCCCGGTCATCAAGGACCTGGTGACGGACGTGTCGTTCAACTACCAGAAGGCGCGGGAGATCCCGTCGTTCACGCCGCCGGCCGACGTCAAGCCGGGCGAGTACCGCATGCAGCAGGTCGACGTCGAGCGGTCGCAGGAGTTCCGCAAGTGCATCGAGTGCTTCATGTGCCAGAACGTCTGCCACGTGATCCGCGATCATGAGGACAACAAGCCGAACTTCGCCGGCCCGCGCTACCTCATGCGGATCGCCGAGCTCGACATGCATCCGTACGACGTGGCGGACCGCAAGGAGTCGGCGCAGGAGGAGCACGGCCTCGGCTACTGCAACATCACCAAGTGCTGCACCGAGGTCTGCCCCGAGCACATCAAGATCACCGACAACGCGTTGATCCCGATGAAGGAACGCGTCGTCGACCGGAAGTACGACCCGCTGGTCTGGCTGGGCTCGAAGATCTTCAAGCGTCAGCGCTGA
- a CDS encoding succinate dehydrogenase cytochrome b subunit, whose protein sequence is MTATVDHSVDPASVDRGSATAPVPAHDAPRKPSGAAPRTPDRRGLLGTSAGRKAVMAVTGAVLVLFLIAHMLGNLKIFLGADSFNHYAEWLRTVGSPALPNRTILTITEIVLALCVVLHMWAAVSLARRAAKARPVKYAAKRKSQAKGYATHTMRYGGVIILLFVIWHLLDMTFGTVNPKGGDATPFDRMVAGFQPERWWVTVFYLVAMVMVGLHLRHGLWSAFQSLGLTRRPRSRGALQTGAAAVSAVLVLGFVAAPICIMIGVVK, encoded by the coding sequence GTGACTGCGACTGTTGACCACTCCGTGGACCCCGCTTCTGTGGACAGGGGTTCGGCGACCGCGCCGGTTCCCGCGCATGACGCACCTCGCAAGCCCTCCGGGGCCGCGCCGCGTACGCCTGACCGTCGCGGCCTGCTCGGCACCTCGGCCGGCAGGAAGGCCGTCATGGCCGTCACGGGGGCCGTTCTCGTGCTCTTCCTGATCGCCCACATGCTGGGCAATCTCAAGATCTTCCTGGGTGCCGACTCCTTCAACCACTATGCCGAATGGTTGCGCACCGTGGGCTCGCCCGCGTTGCCGAACCGGACGATTTTGACGATCACCGAGATCGTGCTCGCGCTCTGCGTCGTGCTGCACATGTGGGCGGCCGTGTCGCTCGCCCGCCGGGCGGCCAAGGCACGGCCCGTCAAGTACGCGGCCAAGCGGAAGTCGCAGGCCAAGGGGTACGCCACGCACACCATGCGGTACGGCGGCGTGATCATCCTCCTCTTCGTGATCTGGCACCTGCTCGACATGACCTTCGGCACGGTCAACCCCAAGGGCGGCGACGCCACGCCGTTCGACCGGATGGTCGCCGGCTTCCAGCCCGAGCGCTGGTGGGTGACGGTGTTCTACCTGGTCGCCATGGTGATGGTCGGCCTCCACCTGCGCCACGGCCTGTGGAGCGCGTTCCAGTCGCTCGGCCTGACCCGCCGCCCCCGCTCTCGCGGCGCGCTGCAGACGGGCGCCGCCGCGGTCTCCGCGGTGCTGGTGCTCGGATTCGTCGCCGCGCCCATCTGCATCATGATCGGAGTGGTCAAGTGA
- a CDS encoding sensor histidine kinase, with product MTVPDSVQAPDVTTPPPLPPLAPSGRGSRLPVGRWFLLAGAGVLVIFVIALSAILLALSTTYDARRTLVDAVDPAALQTLRVARAVQAQEGAIRGYGLTGEQQYLDSYRQGVAEEQSAKDAIAKLVPELPEGYGVRRQIRELTGATDAWRRDYAEPVVTRTLKSGPAPLTDLAKHNLQRFSAVRAALDEQQAVLGRLHDVARDRLYSGWNTIYWAVAALAGAMVLAIVFCALIVRRAVAGPIARLTRQVRAVAAGDFDHELGVERPAELWELSGHIDGMRRRIMTEWQSSVEARQQLAEQAEELKRSNRELEQFAYVASHDLQEPLRKVASFTQMLEQRYADRLDDRARQYIGFAVDGARRMQLLINDLLDFSRVGRVGGEREEMDTGDALAAALRNLDSRLSETGATVTNDDMPKVVGNRTLLTQLFQNLVSNALKFRSEEPPRVHIGVRRNGDMWELSCADNGIGVDAKYADRIFLIFQRLHPRDVYPGTGIGLALCRKIVEYHGGRIWLDTNESAGATFRWTLPALGDPDD from the coding sequence ATGACCGTGCCCGACTCTGTCCAGGCGCCGGACGTGACGACCCCGCCCCCGCTGCCCCCGCTCGCCCCGTCCGGGCGCGGCTCCCGCCTGCCGGTCGGCCGGTGGTTCCTGCTCGCCGGAGCGGGCGTCCTGGTCATCTTCGTGATCGCGCTCAGCGCGATCCTGCTCGCGCTCTCCACGACGTACGACGCCCGGCGGACCCTCGTGGACGCGGTCGACCCCGCCGCCCTGCAGACGCTGCGGGTGGCCCGGGCCGTGCAGGCGCAGGAGGGCGCGATCCGCGGCTACGGGCTGACCGGCGAGCAGCAGTACCTCGACAGTTATCGCCAGGGCGTCGCCGAGGAGCAGTCGGCCAAGGACGCCATCGCCAAGCTCGTCCCCGAGCTGCCCGAGGGCTACGGCGTGCGGCGGCAGATCCGCGAGCTCACCGGGGCGACGGACGCCTGGCGGCGCGACTACGCCGAGCCCGTGGTCACGCGGACGCTCAAGAGCGGCCCGGCGCCGCTCACCGACCTGGCCAAGCACAACCTGCAGCGCTTCTCGGCGGTCAGGGCCGCCCTCGACGAGCAGCAGGCCGTGCTGGGGCGCTTGCACGACGTCGCCAGGGACCGGCTCTACTCCGGGTGGAACACCATCTACTGGGCGGTCGCGGCGCTGGCCGGCGCGATGGTGCTGGCGATCGTGTTCTGCGCGCTGATCGTGCGCCGCGCCGTCGCCGGCCCGATCGCGCGGCTCACCCGGCAGGTCCGGGCGGTCGCGGCGGGCGACTTCGACCACGAGCTCGGGGTCGAGCGGCCGGCCGAGCTGTGGGAGCTGTCCGGCCACATCGACGGGATGCGCCGCCGCATCATGACCGAGTGGCAGTCGTCCGTCGAGGCCCGCCAGCAGCTCGCCGAGCAGGCCGAGGAGCTCAAGCGTTCCAACCGGGAGCTCGAGCAGTTCGCCTATGTGGCCAGCCACGACCTGCAGGAGCCGCTGCGCAAGGTGGCGAGCTTCACCCAGATGCTGGAGCAGCGCTACGCCGACCGCCTCGACGACCGCGCGCGGCAGTACATCGGCTTCGCGGTCGACGGCGCCCGCCGCATGCAGCTGCTCATCAACGACCTGCTCGACTTCTCGCGGGTGGGCCGGGTGGGCGGCGAGCGGGAGGAGATGGACACGGGCGACGCGCTGGCCGCCGCCCTGCGCAACCTCGACTCCCGGCTGTCGGAGACCGGCGCCACGGTCACGAACGACGACATGCCCAAGGTCGTCGGCAACCGCACGCTGCTGACCCAGCTCTTCCAGAACCTCGTCAGCAACGCGCTCAAGTTCCGTTCCGAGGAGCCTCCCCGCGTCCACATCGGCGTACGGCGGAACGGCGACATGTGGGAGTTAAGCTGCGCGGACAACGGGATCGGCGTCGACGCGAAGTACGCCGACCGGATCTTCCTGATCTTCCAGCGCCTGCACCCGAGGGACGTCTACCCGGGAACGGGCATCGGACTGGCTCTGTGCCGCAAAATCGTCGAATATCATGGCGGCCGGATCTGGCTCGACACGAACGAGAGCGCCGGAGCCACATTCCGCTGGACGCTGCCGGCCCTGGGAGATCCCGATGACTGA
- a CDS encoding PP2C family protein-serine/threonine phosphatase, which translates to MTPVSPDLPDPLTLLLIEDDAGDAFLVEELLAGAERPPKITWARTLAEGRARLTDDVQCVLVDLSLPDASGLEALQQILAMATDTAVLVLTGLGDSHVGIEAVAAGAQDFLVKQDVDDRLLIRAIRYAIERKRADLAMRELLQERIVSKENSRLERGLLPVPLLDPMLLHHQARYLPGRTGGLLAGDFWDTVQTPDGAVHVLIGDVCGHGPDEAALGTALRIAWRTLVLAGQTGNDVLRTLDTLLRHERKSPEIFTTMCSATIAPDLTTARLHVIGHPPPLLLRDGVLGVVTETPSGPPLGIFPDIQWSPIDITLGDRWSLLLYTDGLIEATVGENRDLLGTEGLANLIRAQDGIDLDRIIASLDGAMHDDVAAVLVARGHPDQRVREAGA; encoded by the coding sequence GTGACCCCCGTCTCACCTGATCTGCCCGATCCGCTTACCCTCCTGCTGATCGAGGACGACGCCGGCGACGCGTTTCTCGTCGAGGAGTTGCTGGCGGGCGCCGAGAGGCCACCGAAGATCACCTGGGCGCGGACGCTCGCCGAGGGGCGGGCACGGCTCACCGACGACGTGCAGTGCGTGCTCGTCGACCTCTCCCTTCCCGACGCGTCGGGGCTGGAGGCGCTCCAGCAGATCCTCGCCATGGCCACGGACACGGCGGTGCTCGTCCTCACCGGACTCGGGGACTCACACGTCGGCATCGAGGCGGTCGCCGCCGGGGCGCAGGACTTCCTGGTCAAGCAGGACGTCGACGACCGGCTGCTGATCCGCGCGATCCGCTACGCCATCGAGCGCAAGCGCGCCGACCTCGCCATGCGCGAGCTCCTGCAGGAACGCATCGTCAGCAAGGAGAACTCCCGGCTCGAACGCGGCCTGCTGCCGGTCCCCCTGCTCGACCCCATGCTCCTGCACCACCAGGCCCGCTACCTTCCCGGACGTACGGGCGGGCTGCTCGCGGGCGACTTCTGGGACACCGTGCAGACGCCCGACGGCGCGGTCCACGTGCTGATCGGCGACGTGTGCGGGCACGGGCCCGACGAGGCCGCGCTCGGCACGGCGCTGCGCATCGCCTGGCGCACGCTGGTGCTGGCCGGGCAGACCGGCAACGACGTGCTGCGCACGCTCGACACGCTGCTGCGGCACGAGCGCAAGTCACCGGAGATCTTCACCACGATGTGCAGCGCCACCATCGCCCCCGACCTGACCACCGCCCGCCTGCACGTGATCGGGCACCCACCGCCGCTGCTGCTGCGCGACGGCGTGCTCGGCGTGGTCACCGAGACGCCGTCCGGCCCGCCGTTGGGGATCTTCCCGGACATCCAGTGGTCGCCCATCGACATCACCCTGGGCGACAGGTGGTCGCTGCTGCTCTACACCGACGGCCTGATCGAGGCCACCGTCGGTGAGAACCGCGACCTGCTCGGCACCGAGGGGCTCGCGAACCTGATCCGCGCGCAGGACGGCATCGACCTCGACCGCATCATCGCCAGCCTCGACGGCGCGATGCACGACGACGTCGCCGCCGTGCTCGTGGCCCGCGGCCACCCCGACCAGCGTGTCCGGGAGGCCGGAGCATGA
- a CDS encoding LysR family transcriptional regulator, which yields MQLQQLAYFMAVAETRHFTQAAERMRVAQPSLSKQIKSLETELGAPLFSRARGNVTLTPAGEALLPLARRMLADAETARREVAELAGLRRGRVRLGATPSLCAGLLADALARFHHDYPGVELQVEEGGSRDLVRDLARGQLDLALIILPLQSSDPSLVTQEILSENLVVASTSVRGRRSYMRIEDLRGRPMVMFRRGYDVREATLAACRQAGFEPRFAVEGGEMDAVLRFVEAGLGIAVVPSMVLENRPRLTGTPLLPGLRRTVALAHRKDVEPTRAAQAFRGTLLSFLGEAARDGTLPQGIEALVDV from the coding sequence GTGCAGCTCCAGCAACTGGCCTACTTCATGGCCGTGGCCGAGACGCGGCACTTCACGCAGGCCGCGGAGCGGATGCGGGTCGCGCAGCCGTCGCTGAGCAAGCAGATCAAGAGCCTGGAGACCGAGTTGGGAGCGCCCCTGTTCAGCCGGGCGCGGGGCAACGTCACGCTCACCCCCGCGGGTGAGGCGCTGCTCCCGCTCGCCCGTCGCATGCTCGCCGACGCGGAGACCGCCCGGCGCGAGGTCGCCGAGCTGGCGGGGCTGCGGCGGGGGCGGGTGCGCCTGGGCGCGACCCCGTCGCTGTGCGCCGGGCTGCTGGCCGACGCGCTGGCCCGCTTCCACCACGACTACCCGGGGGTAGAGCTGCAGGTGGAGGAGGGCGGATCCCGCGACCTCGTCCGCGATCTCGCCCGGGGCCAGCTCGACCTGGCGCTGATCATCCTCCCGCTGCAGAGCAGCGACCCGTCCCTGGTGACCCAGGAGATCCTGAGCGAGAACCTCGTCGTGGCCTCCACGTCGGTCCGGGGCCGCAGGTCGTACATGCGGATCGAGGACCTGCGCGGGCGGCCCATGGTCATGTTCCGCCGGGGCTACGACGTGCGGGAGGCGACGCTGGCGGCCTGCCGGCAGGCGGGCTTCGAGCCGCGCTTCGCGGTGGAGGGCGGGGAGATGGACGCGGTGCTGCGGTTCGTCGAGGCGGGGCTGGGCATCGCGGTCGTGCCCTCGATGGTGCTGGAGAACCGGCCGAGGCTGACGGGCACACCGCTGCTGCCCGGGCTTCGCCGTACGGTCGCCCTCGCCCACCGCAAGGACGTCGAGCCGACCCGGGCGGCGCAGGCCTTCCGTGGGACGCTGTTGTCGTTCCTCGGCGAGGCGGCACGTGACGGCACGCTTCCCCAGGGAATAGAGGCGCTCGTTGATGTGTGA
- a CDS encoding response regulator, with product MTEFRPIEVLLVEDDPGDVLLCQEAFSYNKVGNNLHVVNDGEQALAFLRAEGPYTSAPRPDLVLLDLNLPRVNGFEVLEEVKKDPSLRSIPVVILTTSEAEQDILRGYNLHANAYITKPVDFDQFTRVVRQVDEFFVTVVKLPGK from the coding sequence ATGACTGAATTCCGCCCGATCGAGGTCCTCCTGGTCGAGGACGACCCGGGCGACGTCCTGCTCTGCCAGGAGGCGTTCTCCTACAACAAGGTCGGCAACAACCTCCACGTGGTCAACGACGGCGAGCAGGCGCTGGCCTTCCTGCGCGCCGAGGGGCCGTACACCTCGGCGCCCCGGCCCGACCTGGTGCTGCTCGACCTCAACCTGCCCCGCGTGAACGGCTTCGAGGTGCTGGAGGAGGTCAAGAAGGACCCCTCCCTGCGGAGCATCCCCGTTGTGATCCTCACCACATCGGAGGCCGAGCAGGATATCCTGCGTGGATACAACCTGCACGCCAACGCGTACATCACAAAACCCGTGGATTTCGACCAGTTCACGCGGGTAGTACGGCAGGTCGACGAATTCTTCGTGACCGTGGTCAAACTGCCGGGGAAGTGA
- a CDS encoding fumarate reductase/succinate dehydrogenase flavoprotein subunit, giving the protein MERHEYDVVVIGAGGAGLRAAIEARQQGKRTAIVCKSLFGKAHTVMAEGGAAAAMGNVNSSDNWMVHFRDTMRGGKFLNNWRMAELHAKEAPDRVWELEAWGALFDRTKDGKISQRNFGGHEYPRLAHVGDRTGLEMIRTLQQRVVALQQEDEKLHGDPEAYIKVFAECTITRLLKDGDAISGAFGYWRETGEFIVFDAPAVVLATGGIGKSFVVTSNSWEYTGDGHALALLAGAKLINMEFIQFHPTGMVWPPSVRGILVTESVRGDGGVLRNSEGRRFMFDYIPDVFKDKYATTEEEADRWYDDQANNRRPPELLPRDEVARAINAEVKAGRGSPQGGVFLDVSTRLPAAEITRRLPSMHHQFKELADVDITKEPMQVGPTCHYVMGGVEVNADTGAASVPGLFAAGEVSGGMHGSNRLGGNSLSDLLVFGRRAGAGAAAYVDGLARRPAVSGLDEAKAEALAPLERTGGENPYEVHHELQRTMNDLVGIIRKSEEISEALQVIEKLKERAKNCASSGSRIYNPGWHLALDLRNMLLVSECVAKAALLREESRGGHTRDDYPGMSAEWRRRLLVCSASPDGTSVTVEEKIQPSMRGDLISLFERSELEKYLTEEELAEYDTAVKES; this is encoded by the coding sequence GTGGAGCGTCACGAATACGACGTCGTCGTCATCGGAGCCGGTGGAGCGGGGCTCCGCGCGGCGATCGAGGCGCGGCAGCAGGGCAAGCGGACGGCCATCGTCTGCAAGTCGCTGTTCGGCAAGGCCCACACGGTCATGGCCGAGGGCGGCGCCGCCGCCGCGATGGGCAACGTCAACAGCAGCGACAACTGGATGGTTCACTTCCGCGACACCATGCGCGGAGGCAAGTTCCTCAACAACTGGCGCATGGCGGAGCTGCACGCGAAGGAGGCCCCGGACCGCGTCTGGGAGCTGGAGGCCTGGGGCGCGCTGTTCGACCGCACCAAGGACGGCAAGATCAGCCAGCGCAACTTCGGCGGCCACGAGTACCCGCGGCTCGCCCACGTCGGCGACCGTACCGGCCTGGAGATGATCCGCACCCTGCAGCAGCGCGTCGTCGCCCTGCAGCAGGAGGACGAGAAGCTGCACGGCGACCCCGAGGCGTACATCAAGGTCTTCGCCGAGTGCACGATCACCCGGCTGCTCAAGGACGGCGACGCGATCTCCGGGGCCTTCGGCTACTGGCGCGAGACCGGCGAGTTCATCGTCTTCGACGCCCCCGCCGTGGTCCTGGCCACCGGCGGCATCGGCAAGTCGTTCGTCGTCACGTCGAACTCCTGGGAGTACACCGGTGACGGCCACGCGCTGGCCCTGCTCGCCGGCGCGAAGCTCATCAACATGGAGTTCATCCAGTTCCACCCGACGGGCATGGTCTGGCCCCCGTCGGTGCGCGGCATCCTGGTGACGGAGTCGGTGCGCGGCGACGGCGGTGTCCTGCGCAACTCCGAGGGCCGCCGCTTCATGTTCGACTACATCCCGGACGTGTTCAAGGACAAGTACGCGACGACCGAGGAGGAGGCGGACCGCTGGTACGACGACCAGGCCAACAACCGGCGTCCGCCGGAGCTGCTGCCCCGTGACGAGGTGGCCAGGGCGATCAACGCCGAGGTGAAGGCCGGGCGCGGGTCACCGCAGGGCGGCGTGTTCCTCGACGTGTCCACCCGCCTGCCCGCCGCCGAAATCACCAGGCGGCTGCCGTCGATGCACCACCAGTTCAAGGAGCTGGCGGACGTCGACATCACGAAGGAGCCCATGCAGGTCGGCCCGACCTGCCACTACGTCATGGGCGGCGTCGAGGTGAACGCCGACACCGGCGCCGCGTCGGTCCCCGGGCTGTTCGCGGCCGGCGAGGTCTCCGGCGGCATGCACGGCTCGAACCGCCTCGGCGGCAACTCGCTGTCGGACCTGCTGGTGTTCGGCCGCCGGGCCGGCGCGGGAGCCGCCGCGTACGTGGACGGGTTGGCCAGGCGGCCGGCGGTGAGCGGCCTCGATGAGGCCAAGGCCGAGGCGCTGGCCCCGCTGGAGCGCACCGGCGGGGAGAACCCGTACGAGGTCCACCACGAGCTGCAGCGCACGATGAACGACCTGGTCGGCATCATCCGCAAGTCCGAGGAGATCAGCGAGGCCCTCCAGGTCATCGAGAAGCTCAAGGAGCGGGCCAAGAACTGCGCCTCCTCGGGCAGCCGTATCTACAACCCCGGCTGGCACCTGGCGCTCGACCTGCGGAACATGCTGCTGGTGAGCGAGTGCGTGGCGAAGGCCGCGCTGCTGCGGGAGGAGAGCCGCGGCGGTCACACCCGCGACGACTACCCGGGCATGTCGGCCGAGTGGCGGCGCAGGCTGCTGGTCTGCTCCGCCTCCCCGGACGGCACGTCCGTCACGGTCGAGGAGAAGATCCAGCCGTCCATGCGGGGCGACCTCATCAGCCTGTTCGAGCGCTCCGAGCTGGAGAAGTACCTCACCGAGGAAGAGCTGGCGGAGTACGACACCGCGGTCAAGGAGTCGTGA
- a CDS encoding C40 family peptidase — protein sequence MTASTRVVRRLASAGRDWRTIAVALVVIVPATLFGSIILMTPSPSILLGGGAAENCAEAATADTADVSQTAQGDIPPDYLELYKKFGKQIGVQWNVLAAIGKRETNHGRSTLPGVSSGTNYAGAAGPMQFLISTWGGQAKMKIEPDINGYASDGDGDGYGDVYNPADAILGAAKMLKRNGAPDDLRKAIFVYNRATWYVDQVLEIAKRYAATGDIGVPPEADPACDSGYVDSATDDVVRDILEYALAQRGKPYRWGGTGPDAFDCSGIIYMAYRNAGLTIPRTTFGQWPFGKKIEEGEERPGDLVFFNAGPGTSADNPGHVGMVVSPGKMIEARCTLCGPIKVTTYRDRPNIVGFTRPLDNETVVAQLKRAVT from the coding sequence GTGACCGCCTCGACGCGCGTCGTGCGCAGGCTCGCGTCGGCGGGGCGGGACTGGCGGACGATCGCCGTGGCCCTGGTGGTGATCGTCCCGGCCACGCTGTTCGGCTCGATCATCCTGATGACCCCCAGCCCGTCGATCCTCCTCGGCGGCGGCGCGGCCGAGAACTGCGCCGAGGCGGCCACCGCGGACACGGCGGACGTCTCCCAGACGGCCCAGGGCGACATCCCGCCGGACTACCTGGAGCTCTACAAGAAGTTCGGCAAGCAGATCGGCGTGCAGTGGAACGTCCTGGCGGCCATCGGCAAGCGGGAGACGAACCACGGGCGCTCGACGCTGCCGGGCGTGAGCAGCGGCACCAACTACGCGGGGGCCGCCGGGCCGATGCAGTTCCTCATCAGCACCTGGGGCGGCCAGGCCAAGATGAAGATCGAGCCGGACATCAACGGCTACGCCTCCGACGGCGACGGGGACGGCTACGGCGACGTCTACAACCCGGCGGACGCCATCCTCGGCGCCGCCAAGATGCTCAAGCGCAACGGCGCGCCCGACGACCTCAGAAAGGCGATCTTCGTCTACAACCGGGCCACCTGGTACGTCGACCAGGTGCTGGAGATCGCCAAACGCTACGCGGCGACCGGGGACATCGGCGTGCCGCCCGAGGCCGACCCGGCCTGCGACTCCGGCTACGTCGACAGCGCCACCGACGACGTCGTGCGGGACATCCTCGAGTACGCTCTGGCGCAGCGGGGCAAGCCGTACCGGTGGGGTGGCACGGGCCCGGACGCCTTCGACTGCTCGGGGATCATCTACATGGCCTATCGGAACGCGGGTCTGACCATTCCCCGGACGACCTTCGGCCAGTGGCCCTTCGGCAAGAAGATCGAGGAGGGCGAGGAGCGGCCCGGAGACCTCGTCTTCTTCAACGCCGGTCCGGGCACGTCCGCGGACAATCCCGGGCATGTCGGCATGGTCGTGTCGCCCGGGAAGATGATCGAGGCGCGGTGCACGCTGTGCGGGCCGATCAAGGTCACGACCTACCGCGACCGGCCGAACATCGTGGGCTTCACCCGTCCGCTGGACAACGAGACCGTCGTCGCGCAGCTCAAGCGGGCCGTGACGTGA
- a CDS encoding (deoxy)nucleoside triphosphate pyrophosphohydrolase → MTRLVVGAAIVGDGRLLAAQRAAPPELRGGWEFPGGKVDPGEDERAALVRECAEELGVRVVLGRRVGGDWPLPGGNLMHVWLATVVTGVPRPLEHLALRWLEPHELYDVAWLPADLPVVAAIEKLLPGSATT, encoded by the coding sequence GTGACGCGTCTCGTCGTCGGCGCCGCGATCGTCGGGGACGGCCGCCTCCTGGCCGCCCAGCGCGCCGCGCCCCCCGAGCTGCGCGGCGGCTGGGAGTTCCCCGGCGGGAAGGTCGACCCGGGGGAGGACGAGCGCGCCGCGCTGGTGCGCGAGTGCGCGGAGGAGCTCGGCGTCCGGGTCGTCCTCGGGCGCCGGGTCGGCGGGGACTGGCCCCTGCCCGGCGGCAACCTGATGCACGTGTGGCTCGCCACCGTCGTCACGGGTGTGCCCCGTCCGCTGGAGCACCTCGCGCTGCGGTGGCTGGAGCCGCACGAGTTGTACGACGTCGCCTGGCTCCCGGCCGACCTGCCGGTCGTCGCCGCGATCGAGAAGCTGCTGCCCGGTTCCGCGACCACATAG